The genomic segment CAGCTAATTATAAtagattaaaacaaagaatgGAAAAGGTTTAGACAGACAGgttattcttttctttaacaCAATCTGACAGGTACCCCTCAGAAGCTGATCATGttgaatcaaaaacaaaaaaaacataattttttcttttggtacacacacacaacagctgcagctcagactGCAACTGTGTCGAAAGTGATACAGAAAATGTTACTTGGTTTGATTTTGTAAGATTGCTGCCACCACGTGAATGAGATTAATTTACATTGCCTACATGTTCAGTTGTTGTCAGATTAATGAAAAGCAGGACATATCTGAAGGTGCTTGTAAATGGTTACATAAACAGCTCTAAACTATATCAGTTCAtcaaatatattataatatgaACTAATCATATTATATCATAATGTAAATGAAGAATCTAATTGAGTAGCCAATTTCAAATTCAAGTTATTTCGtatttaaatcaaacatttgcCTTCATATAGGCAGAGATTCCTGTAGATATATAAAAGACAAAGATGATGAAAACAAGCATGTGTTGCTGTGTTAAGATAGGGCTGCTAGGCTTTTAGCATCAATGTGCTGCTAGGagtaaaacaaatgaatgaagaaTAAGAACATCTCCTCTTTCTGTGGTTTTTAAACTCAGCTAGAtgataaatgtatatttgtttattagTGGTAGTTCAGTGATTTAATGTTGGAATGAGATTACactatcaaataaaaacaaggaatgTCAAATGTTGCGTAGCCAGAAGTTATGTGTAGGTGTTGAGAGAAGTGGATTTATTGGATAGAAGACAGGTGTAAAAGCTGAACACAgtagtttagttgtttttaaatctaattttgcatttcttttaaaaagagaatttaGCACAGAAGGAGCACAGAGGAAAAATAtatggtttaaaaaagaaaacttaaaaaaataatttaaaatggataAACTGCATGCGCAGTGCagttatataaagaaaacagtttgctcctgtgtgtgtgtttttttttaaatgaaacataaacatTAGTATAATGATATATGTTTGTGCCCACCTGTCTCTCGCAGTAGGCCTTCATAAGTTTGATGAGCGGCGTGTGTCTTTTGATCTTGAACTGCACAACAGATCCATCCTGACCTGCTACCTTCAGGTTTATGTGTTCGTTGTTTTCCGTCTTCACTCCCTCCtaaggagagggagagagacaaagatacaaaacaaacaaacaagaagaaacaaacaggGATTTAGAGCTGCAACTGTTATTCGTTTGTCGatcattgtaaaaagaaaaaattaaaacttcaAACCCCAATTTATCAGGTTTATGGAACAAAATGCTACACGATCACAATTTAGCAGATGCTACGAGCAGCATATTTCTCTGCTATTAGGAATCAGATATAGTGCCTTAGAGGAGTATTCATGTCCTCTGaaatacacatttttctgtAACAGGCCATTCCAAAGTATAACTATGAAGTGGGAGTAAAATATACAtggttttcaattttttttgttttacaaataaaaaccagaaaagTGTGATGATGTGCATTTTTAGTCAGCCCCTGTGAGTCAATGCCTGGTACCAGCACCTTCCTCTGCAATTACAGCTGTGACTCTTTTGGTGCCCGTCTCTACCAGCTTTGCACATCTAGAAACTGAAATTTTGCCCAATCTTCCTTCCAAAATAGCTTAAAAATCAGTCAGACTGGATAGAGAGCATCTGTAAACAGCATTTTATAAGTCTTTCCCCATATTCTCAACAGAATTTTGGTCTGGACTTTCTAACACATAAACATGGTTTGATCCAAACCAAGACATTGAAGCTATGGCTGTATttttttgggtcattgtcctgctttAAAGTGAACCTCTGCCCCAGTCTTTTCCACCCTCTAACAGGTTTTCTTCTAGGATTGCCctgtatttatcttttcatcaaTTCTGACCAGCTCTGACCCAGACAttgctgaaaaaacaaacaaacaaacaaaaaaaaaaacatattcccACAACATGATGCTGTCACCATCATGTTTTATGGTGAGGATGTTGTGTTCAGGGTGCAGTCTTCATTTCACCACAGATAGCAAAGATCAATTTTAAATTCATCTGACCAGAGCACCTTATTCCACATGTTTGACCCTTACATGACTCGTGGCAAACTGCAAACATGACTTATACTTCCATTAGGATCAGATTTGTGGAATACATAATTAATAGCTGTCCCGTGGACATATTTTCTCACCTGAGCAGTGGATCTCTACAGCTTCTTCAGAACTACCAGAAGCCTTTAGGCTGCTTCGCTGACTAGTGCCCTCTTTGCCTTCACAGAACAGCTGTATTTATACTAAGAATAAATTACACACAGGTGGAATCAATTTATTAATTAGGCAACTTATGAAGGCAAATCCTTGGACTGGATTTTATTTAGGGGTATCAGAGTACAGGGAGTCTCAATACAAACGCATGCCACACTttttagatttatatttataaatatatatatttatatatatatataaatattttgaaaacCATGTATACTTTTCTTCTATCACACAAAACCccaataaaatctgtttgggTTTGTAGTTGTAATGTGACAAACTCTGGAAAGGTTCACGGTGTATGAATACTTTTTAAAGTACTGTAGTTTCATGCAGAAATCTCATTAAagctttaatattaaaatgagctgttgacgaaaaaaagtacataaatgtaATTACACAGATCACCATGTAATACATGTATTTATGGATTCTTAAGAATAATTTGGTCCTACTTTGAATTCTCTGGtgcttattttccttttatttgtatttagatTTAGCGTATGCAAAATCAGAACATGCCACAGAGATACCGATCAGAGAGCTATTAGATTTAACATATTAGTTGTAACGTATCTATGTCTACAGACGTTTCTGGGGGCACCAACTCCCACTCGCAAAAGCAGCGCAACCCTTTCTCACAAACagatacacacataaacatcgGGAATGACACCAGCTGGTTGGCTGTCTGTGATCAAGCTAAAAGCGATGTGCGCGCCTCGGGATGCGCGCTCACAAACCTTCCGGTCTATCAAAGTAGGTATTGATAGTTGAAATCTAGCGCGcaactttggaaaaaaaatataaatgaagtaCAGGCAAAATGCGCGTTACtgtccatttttctttaatctccTACACCAAAGGCCCGGTGAAAAAACAGCAGTAATTTCAAACACAGTAAAGCCACTCACCTTTGGTTTTCATCAGCCATGAAATGTAGCACGCAactttgaaaaaatatatataaaggtaCAGCCAAAATGCGTGTTACTGTCCCTTTTCTTAAATCTCCTAGGCCAAAGACCCGGTGAAAAATAGTAGTAATTTAAAACACAGTAAAGCCACTCACCTTTGGTTTTTCATCAGCCATGGTCACTCTTTTGGCGCTTCTCTACGCTGCCACACAAAGAATACGGGTGCGCGCACGTACTCGTCCCCCTTTAAATTATTCTTGCAAACGTGCGCGGCCATGCGCCAGTGCGCGTCCACCTCACGTGAAGGTAAGTGGCTACAAGTAGTCACGAGGACAAAAGCGCAGTCTGGGCATGGACGAGAGAGTCCGCCTGCGCGTTACAGAGATACCAAGCTTCTCGTGCACGCGCACAGCTATGTTTTCCCTTTTGTCTGTTGCTTAAAACGCACAGATATTCCACAATATCGCTGTCCTCACAGCGCTGATATCGTGATAGCGTTGCACCGTTCAGTCAGCATCATCAGACATTGCAGTATTTAAAATCGGAGTGCAATATGTGCATTTTtcgttgttgtttttattttaaccctaTATATTCCAGTGGCCATCTTGTTTTTTCTGGAAAGATGAAGACGTACTAAACGGTTTCCATATATAGAGTCAAGATTCCTCACAGCACTGATTTTTTAACAGATTCCAGTGAGAGTATCTGGCTTGCATGTGCACTATAATGACAATTTACACAATTTTATAATTTAGTTCCTTTCCGTTTTAACAATAAACAGTAAGTCATCATTGCTTTTTTACTTTTGGTCACTTGTGTGTGCTGCTGCGACAAGCGCTCATATCATGGTTTGAGAGCGCGACATAAAGACAGGCATAAGGATGGGCAGCCCTTCCTTGACGTTTTAACGCATGCGCCACAGGGGCTTTCGAGTGAAAGACAGAGGCGCGTAAGCAGAGCTCTTCTGCACATGTATTCAATGGTATGTTTATAGGTGATTTGGTGCAGTTTCGATTTCTTTTGTACCGATAAAAATTGATTCCTAATGGAGGAGGTAGACGTTGAGCCGGCAATTACTGTAAGTTatctttaagttttttatttttttttccttttagtatTTACACCCGCCTGACAGCGCTGCTAACAAGCTAGCTGTGTCTCGACAACCCATTTGTAATTATAAgtgtaaatatttctttaattatgAAACATACGAAAACATACGAAGCATATATTTAAGGCAGGCAACAGGAATGCATGGTCTTCAATAATGTTGCATGGTCGTCAGTAATGTTGAAACTCGACGTACTGAGAAGCGAATAGAGTCAAAGCTAATTTATTTAAGTGTTTGAAGGGCGACGTGCTCCTTGTCAGAAACTGGAATTTGAGCTACATCGTAGATCATCTAAATTGTAAAGATAAAAGATTCATTTTTAGTATTGAATAGTTGTGACAAAGAATGAACCCACTTAGACTAATTTAATATTGCTGTACCTGCTTCCGTGTTTCGAAGACATCCCAGCTTTTAATGGGTTGAAAATGCAATATTGTTATTACTACTTATTTAAGTGCATTCACTGTGATTCTGGTCTATAAATATAGAACATCCCTGTTATCAGACACGGGAAACATATGGGATTTGCATGGGGTCCTGGTGATATCCTTGTACATGAGACCATATACAAAGCTTCAGGTAAGAGTTAATATTGCTAAATACTATTtattatccccccccccccccttatgtttttgtttttttgtttacgATCTCAATCTTCATGTTTCAGGTGCTTCAGGACCAGGATGCTCTTTCATCCATGAAGTCAGGAAAGATGAAGATATATATTCCCCCATTTTACGCAAGCTCTTTAATGAGTCACATCACATCTTTGTTGGCTTGCAGACCATCGGAGAAGACCTCCCCAGCAAGACCAAGAAACCCCAGTAAGGCCACTTTAAGTAATCCCATGGACTCTGTGCATGCTATTGGATTACTTTTCAGTTTCAAGtttaaaaagggggaaaaaatacataaataaataaaataaaacaaacagatatgGTATACAAAATTAAACTGACTTAGAAACGTATACCTGACTTGttctgcagatttgtcagcatCAGTAAAAACTATAGATCTGTGATCCGAGCCTGTATGGAGGAACTGCAGCAAGTTGCTGGTAGGATTTTTCTAATGTAGTAAGAATATATTGGCATCTAGTACATACTCAAGGATAATCAActtaacttatttgttttatcttgCAGTTTCTACAAAAGATGCAGAGATGGCAATGCAGTATGGAAATCAGGCATGTACCACTGCTACAGCTTGAAAAGACATCTTAGCACTTAGAACCATCTTTTTTGGCCCATTAAATGCAATTGGCATaaaccaggggtggccaacgttggtcctcaacagccacagtcctgcaggttttacatgcatccctgcaccgacacacctgacttaaactaatgagtcattgcgCAGATTCTTACAGGCgtttggatccatttaatttgagtcaggtgtgttggtgcagggatgcatggaaaacctgcaggattgtggctctcgaggaccgacgttggccacccctggcaTAAACACTTTTTCATTGACAGGTTCAGCCTTTCTTTCCTTGTTCCATTATTTCATGATCAAAAAGATAAACGTTTGTATGTAATTTCAAGTGTGCTGTTTGCATATAGAAGGTGCTGCTGTGAACCCACagcatgtgttttaaaaattaaacaggcCATTTGTAAGgtgcaggaaaaacaaaaaactaaaattcaTCAGAGAGAGTGAATAGAAGAGGTCAAATTaacagtttgatttatttaaatttttttcatgaTATCCAACCAAATGAGAACACTTTAGGAGAAAAGATGTATTGCACAGACTGTTGAGGTGCAAACCATTTTCAAGCCTCAAGAAAGGCCAAATAAGGGATGGGGAGAACATCGGCTAACTATGTTGGAGGGATGGCAAGATGAAAGAAGGCTTGGAAAGCGGGTGGATCAGATCATCTGTAAAACACATGGTGGCAGTGTGATGGCGTGGGCATCACCCATGcacatttaatatgttttagaTGAAACCGAAGCAGCTGAATTCTGAAGTGACAGGAATATTCTTTTTGCTTAGATTCCCCCAAATTCAGCAAAGTAGTATTCCTAAACTGAGGCGAAGATCCTGAAATTAAAGGTGACAGTGTGCACTTTAAGCACGGGTTCattgaagtgtttttatttattcatttattttctttaacagcACTGAATATCAAGAAGGAGTTCAAACATCCTTGCTGGCCTGTATTTGTTTCACAACATAAATATAGGATAAATTAGAAAAGTAGACCTGTTCACACAGAAGACATGCTTCACATGTCTGAGCAGAAATTAACGTCTTTGTTTAGTGGCAGTTTCTGTTTCTCCTCATAACCTCTGTCTGGCCTTTTTCTTGATTTTAGGTGTCTATCCTCTTGGCCATAGAACTGATCTGGAATCTGTGTGAAGTGCTTTTCATCGATGCTGCTCCTGGTCAGGGTCTACCTTTGTGTTTAATcacatttctgtctctttggAATACATGTTATTGTGTAAGTTTGTGAATAGTGAAAACACCAAAAGCTGcaatgtgcttgtgtgttttctCAGCGGGCTCTCTTTTGCTTCATCTGCTGGACTGGGTAAGATTACACAAAGCGGATGTGGATGAGAAGGCCAGGGACGTGCTGCAGAGCGACAACCCTGCTGAGCATCAAGACTACTGGGATGTGGTATGTGAAGTACTTGTGTATATTTACATCTATCTCTAAGGCAGTTTACACACCAGGGTCTGACATGGATGATTGCTGTGAGATGTGGTGATGACTTTCCTTAGAGACATATTCATGCCCACAGCCATCAAGACTGTGTGTTCCTCATGAGTTGTTCCACCTGATGTGGACTAGGGTGGGAGATCTCAGTCACATGTTTTGTGTCTGTGCTGTGAAGGTGCTGAGTTACGTGCTGCAGGGCAGGTTGGAAGAAGCCAGACAGATGCTGGTGAAGCAGGCCACTCTTCAGCCTGCTGCAAGGAACATGTACAAACTGATGGATAGCTTACTCAGCAAAATGCCTTTTTACAATGTAAGTACATTGTAATGGATTTATAATTAACAAGTATCTCTGTGTTTTCCCTGTGATGGACCGGTGATTTGTCTAGGGTCCATCCTGCCTACAGCTGAAATAGGCTGCAGGCCCCTTGTgacaatgggaaaaaaaaagggttgTATAGTAAATTTCAGGCACAGGAcaaactgtttcttttcttacaCCACAGCCCTGTTTGTGAAAAAGTCACACAAATGCATAATGTCCTCTGAACGAGAACAAGGGAATGACATGCCGCAAAGCTCCCTAACTGGACAAAATCAACACCCTGGGTCACAAGAATACCCCAAAACCACACCATTACCACTAACTCCCTAAGATAACTTACTAGAAAACAATTTATGATGATGTAGTGGTATAATATGAATGGGCTAACACTTCTAATGAGCTTTCTGTTACAGGGCTTTGCATCTTAATCTGCTACTGACCCAATCTACAGGActgtctcagaaaattagaatattgtgaaaaagttctttatttcctgtaatgcaattaaaaaacatgaaatgccATACATTCTGGATTCAGTACAAATCAACTGAGATATTGCAagccttttattgtttcagtATCGCTGATTATGGCCTACAGCttaagaaaactcaaaaatccCATCTCAAAATATTAGAATATTTCCTCagaccaagtaaaaaaaaaaaattacaacagcaaaacaaaatcaaacacttGAAAATGTCCATTAATGCACTCAGTACTTGGTTGGGAATCCTTTTGCATGGATTACTGCATCaatgcggcgtggcatggagGCAATCAGCCTGTGGCATTGCTGAGGTGTTATGGATGcccaggatgcttcaatagcgGCCTTTAGCTCATTtgcattgttgggtctggtGTCTTTCATCTCCTTCTTCACAATACCCCACATATTCtctatggggttcaggtcagggGAATTGGCAGGCCAATCGAGGACAGTAATGCCATGGTCGGTACACCAGTTACTGGTGGTTTTGGCACTGTGGGCAGGTGCCAGATCATGCTGGAAAATGAAATCATCATCTCCATAGAGCTTTTCAGCAGACGGAAGCATGTagtgctctaaaatctcttGGTACACAGCTGCATTTACTCTGGACTTGAtgaaacacagtggaccaacaccagcagctgacaTGGCTCCCCAAACCATCGCTGACTGTGGGAACTTCACACTGGATTTCAAGCAACCTGGATTTTGCGCCTCTCCAGCCTTTCTCCAGACTCTGGTGCCTTGACTCccaaatgaaatacaaaacttGCTTTCGTCTGAAAAGAGGACTTTGGACCACTCTGCAACTGTCCAGTGCTTCTTTTCCATAGCCCAGGTCAGACGCTTCTTCCGCTGTCTTGAGTTCAGAAGTGGCTTGACCATGGGAATACGGCTATTGTACCCCAGTTCCCTGACACGTCTGTGAACAGTGGCTTTTGATACCTGGACTCCAGCTTCAGTCCACTGTCTTTGAAGCTCCCCCAAATTCTGGAAGCGGCTCTTCTTCACAATGCTGTTAAGGCTGCGGTCATCTCTCTTGGTTGTGCAGCGTTTCCTGCCACATTTCCCCCTTCCAACAGACTTTTTGTGAATGTGCTTTGAAACTGCACTCTGTGAACAGCCTGCTCTTTGagaaatttctttttgtgtcttaCCCTCCTGATGGAGAGTGTCAATGATGGTCCTCTGGACAGCAGTCAGatcagcagtcttccccataCTTGTGATTTAGTTTACTGACCCAAGCTGAGTGTTTTTCAAGGCTCAGGAAACCCTTGCAGGTGTTTCGAGTTAATTAGACGATTCAAGTGATTAGTTGAATAGACCTACTAGTATACTTTTTCATCATATTCTAATATTTTGAGATAGGATATTTGGGTTTTCTTAAGCTGTA from the Melanotaenia boesemani isolate fMelBoe1 chromosome 2, fMelBoe1.pri, whole genome shotgun sequence genome contains:
- the LOC121648972 gene encoding small ubiquitin-related modifier 2 is translated as MADEKPKEGVKTENNEHINLKVAGQDGSVVQFKIKRHTPLIKLMKAYCERQGLSMRQIRFRFDGQPINETDTPAQLEMEDEDTIDVFQQQTGGLF